One Methanothermobacter tenebrarum DNA segment encodes these proteins:
- the ehaA gene encoding energy-converting NiFe hydrogenase A subunit EhaA, producing the protein MILFSYLIAIVSAIIVASLLGLPIVAERPWRRSWTLTVIFPTPIIAAGLLAVSLKLGFRGFYNTLDLGLIMGILSALLVKYIIENIFPRPPFHPG; encoded by the coding sequence ATGATCCTCTTTAGTTACTTGATCGCGATAGTATCAGCCATCATTGTAGCTTCACTCCTCGGGCTCCCAATTGTAGCTGAAAGACCATGGAGACGCTCATGGACTTTAACAGTGATATTCCCAACACCCATAATCGCAGCAGGCCTCCTCGCAGTATCCCTAAAATTGGGATTCAGAGGATTCTATAATACCCTAGATCTAGGCCTCATTATGGGGATATTATCAGCCCTCCTAGTAAAATATATCATAGAGAACATCTTCCCCAGACCCCCATTCCATCCAGGATAG
- a CDS encoding DUF1616 domain-containing protein yields the protein MTSEHEEILRFHQSSKDLFVVVVSAFILLVFLQFPYKFWILRSLIIGFNIFLIIGYSIISFFSLKFQEKRLSLRLILSIPLSLVIIIAFDYLPLDNHGILRLSAIISIIAGILAYARRRRRQDMIRRSLKEAGIDEKNIISPSEAAKIAIERHERLSRGDELERAFPPEEYFKIEEKKEKPKLGSYADLILILIFTIITMISPIKWPLGIFMMILIPGYLLIAILAPKKGTINSYERLFLSFTLSIIISAIISLILKKPSNLVITETSCRLSILLTITSLIIRSKTKPTERFYWNPVKSIERIKDTRLKKNQIVSLILLIILISMIGVTINTIILNPVPSERFTEFYILGPTGKAYDYPTNLRIGETGEVIIGVVNHEYQTTDYRIIVKMGEEVIDNTTITLKNGEKWEKRFKFTPKEAGDNQKLQFLLYRLPDEERVYRSLHLFVNVK from the coding sequence ATGACATCTGAGCATGAAGAAATTTTAAGGTTCCATCAATCTTCAAAGGATCTTTTCGTTGTAGTTGTCTCAGCCTTCATACTCTTAGTATTTCTACAATTCCCATATAAGTTTTGGATCCTCAGAAGCTTGATTATAGGATTTAACATTTTTTTAATAATAGGATATTCTATAATATCATTTTTCTCCCTCAAGTTTCAAGAGAAAAGATTATCTTTGAGGCTGATCCTAAGCATCCCCCTGAGTCTGGTGATAATAATAGCATTCGATTATCTACCATTGGATAACCATGGGATCCTCAGACTATCAGCTATAATATCAATTATAGCAGGGATACTAGCATATGCTAGGAGACGTAGAAGGCAAGATATGATAAGAAGGTCCTTGAAAGAAGCCGGAATAGATGAAAAGAATATCATAAGCCCATCAGAGGCTGCTAAGATAGCTATAGAACGACATGAAAGGTTATCCAGGGGGGATGAGCTTGAAAGGGCATTCCCACCAGAAGAATATTTCAAAATCGAAGAAAAAAAAGAAAAGCCAAAACTAGGATCCTACGCAGACCTCATACTCATCCTCATATTCACAATAATAACAATGATTTCACCAATCAAATGGCCACTTGGAATATTCATGATGATACTAATACCTGGTTATCTACTCATAGCAATCCTAGCACCAAAAAAGGGAACCATAAACTCCTATGAAAGACTATTCCTAAGTTTCACACTGAGTATAATCATAAGCGCTATCATAAGCCTAATCCTAAAAAAACCTTCAAACCTTGTCATCACAGAAACATCCTGCAGATTGTCCATTCTCTTAACAATAACATCCCTCATAATAAGATCGAAGACTAAACCCACTGAAAGATTTTACTGGAACCCCGTCAAATCCATTGAAAGGATTAAAGACACGCGCTTGAAAAAGAACCAGATAGTATCACTCATATTACTCATCATCCTCATTTCAATGATAGGAGTTACTATTAACACCATAATTTTAAATCCAGTCCCGTCAGAAAGATTCACAGAATTTTACATCCTCGGACCCACAGGAAAAGCATATGATTACCCAACAAACCTAAGAATAGGCGAAACTGGGGAAGTAATTATAGGAGTTGTAAACCATGAATACCAGACCACAGACTATAGAATAATCGTTAAAATGGGCGAAGAAGTCATAGACAATACCACAATAACATTAAAAAACGGTGAAAAGTGGGAGAAACGCTTTAAATTCACCCCAAAAGAGGCTGGGGACAATCAAAAACTCCAATTTTTATTATATCGTCTGCCAGATGAAGAAAGAGTTTACAGGTCGCTCCACCTCTTCGTGAATGTGAAATAA
- a CDS encoding SDR family oxidoreductase, protein MKDKNVIVTGGLGFIGSHLTDRLLENGNKVTVIDDCSTGSINNLTMKDHENLKIIKGSITNLDLEKIFKGKDYIFHQAALASVEESIKNPIKCHEINATGTLKILQAAKKCNIIKVLHASTSAVYGDNPNIPLNENENPKPLSPYAASKVSAESYCHVYTQCYGLKTVSLRYFNVFGPRQNPKLEYAAVIPRFINAILSGERPIIYGNGNQTRDFIYVEDIVEANLLLAESKFTGPVNIATGESITINKLLELIEDILDVDIKPIYHDPRPGDIIESRADIGLLKSLGFKKITKLKSGLEKTIEWYKEEKTRLGGILD, encoded by the coding sequence GTGAAGGATAAAAATGTCATAGTCACCGGCGGCCTTGGATTTATCGGTTCACACCTTACAGACAGGCTACTAGAAAACGGTAACAAGGTAACGGTTATAGATGACTGTTCCACAGGTTCAATCAACAATTTAACCATGAAAGATCATGAAAACCTCAAAATTATAAAAGGCAGTATAACAAATTTGGACCTTGAAAAAATCTTCAAAGGAAAGGATTATATATTCCACCAGGCAGCACTCGCAAGCGTGGAAGAAAGTATAAAAAATCCAATAAAATGCCATGAAATAAACGCCACAGGCACTCTCAAAATCCTCCAAGCCGCGAAAAAATGTAATATTATAAAAGTATTACACGCATCCACCTCAGCAGTCTACGGGGACAATCCAAACATACCATTAAATGAAAACGAAAACCCCAAGCCACTTTCACCCTACGCCGCCTCAAAAGTTTCAGCAGAATCATATTGTCACGTTTACACCCAATGTTATGGACTTAAAACCGTCTCATTAAGATACTTCAACGTGTTCGGACCCCGCCAAAACCCAAAATTAGAATATGCTGCAGTCATACCACGATTCATAAATGCCATACTCTCAGGAGAAAGACCAATAATCTATGGGAACGGCAACCAAACCCGAGACTTCATCTATGTAGAGGATATAGTGGAAGCCAACCTACTACTCGCAGAATCAAAATTCACAGGCCCAGTCAACATAGCCACGGGTGAAAGCATAACAATAAACAAGCTCCTGGAATTAATAGAGGATATACTTGATGTTGACATTAAACCCATCTACCATGATCCAAGACCAGGTGACATAATAGAGTCTAGGGCGGATATAGGCCTTTTAAAATCTCTTGGATTCAAAAAGATCACAAAACTCAAAAGTGGACTCGAAAAGACAATAGAATGGTACAAAGAAGAAAAAACTAGGCTTGGGGGGATACTAGATTAG